One region of Gossypium raimondii isolate GPD5lz chromosome 6, ASM2569854v1, whole genome shotgun sequence genomic DNA includes:
- the LOC105773523 gene encoding LOW QUALITY PROTEIN: uncharacterized protein LOC105773523 (The sequence of the model RefSeq protein was modified relative to this genomic sequence to represent the inferred CDS: inserted 2 bases in 2 codons): MERKQGFFSVVRGLSPSRSRSKSPARSASPMSGLLRRRRNNGSHHVSQPDPLIFRSGSLRPAEALSPLKEGPDPDGTDAGDSRMEGRWAQWMKGQLARAPSVSTSTCKRSDLRLLLGVLGAPLAPVHVSALDPFPLLSIKDTPIETSSAQYILQQYTAASGGQKLQNSIHNAYAMGRVRMIASEFETANKVTKNRNSSKAAESGGFVLWQMNPDMWYVELALGGSKVHAGCNGKLVWRHTPWLGAHAAKGPVRPLRRALQGLDPRTTASMFTNARCIGEKKINGXDCFILKLCADPATLKARSEGPAEIIRHVLFGYFSQKTGLLVHMEDSHLTRIQNNGGDAVYWETTINSFLEDYRPVEGIMIAHSGRSLVTLXRFGDTAMSHTRTRMEEAWAIEEVAFNVPGLSMDCFIPPAEIRLASISEACEFSQGPRVKTM, translated from the exons atggagagaaaaCAGGGTTTTTTTTCAGTAGTAAGAGGGTTATCTCCGAGCCGTTCCCGGTCCAAAAGTCCGGCGAGAAGTGCTTCACCAATGTCGGGTTTACTAAGACGTCGGAGGAACAACGGTAGTCACCACGTTTCACAGCCGGACCCTTTGATTTTCAGGTCTGGGAGCTTAAGACCAGCTGAAGCTTTGTCTCCGTTGAAAGAAGGTCCCGATCCCGACGGAACTGACGCCGGAGATTCAAGGATGGAAGGAAGATGGGCTCAGTGGATGAAGGGTCAACTAGCACGCGCTCCTTCCGTTTCAACTTCGACTTGTAAACGGTCCGATCTGAGATTGTTGCTTGGTGTCTTGGGTGCGCCGTTGGCACCGGTGCACGTTAGCGCTTTAGACCCTTTTCCTCTACTCAGTATTAAAGATACCCCAATT GAAACTTCATCAGCTCAATACATATTACAGCAATATACAGCTGCATCAGGTGGACAAAAGCTTCAAAATTCGATTCACAATGCTTATGCTATGGGAAGGGTGAGAATGATAGCTTCCGAGTTCGAGACGGCTAACAAGGTTACGAAGAATCGGAATTCTTCCAAGGCAGCCGAGTCCGGTGGGTTTGTGTTATGGCAAATGAATCCAGATATGTGGTATGTTGAGCTTGCACTTGGCGGTAGTAAGGTTCATGCAGGTTGTAATGGGAAGCTTGTGTGGAGGCACACTCCTTGGCTCGGTGCACATGCAGCTAAAGGACCGGTTAGACCCCTTCGTCGTGCACTTCAG GGGCTTGATCCAAGAACAACGGCGAGCATGTTTACTAATGCGAGATGCATTGGGGAAAAGAAGATAAACG AGGATTGCTTTATCCTCAAGCTTTGTGCTGATCCAGCAACATTGAAGGCCAGGAGTGAAGGACCTGCCGAGATCATAAGACATGTTTTATTTGGTTACTTTAGCCAGAAGACAGGGCTTCTAGTGCACATGGAAGATTCACATTTGACTAGAATTCAGAACAATGGCGGTGATGCCGTGTACTGGGAAACAACAATCAATTCGTTCCTCGAGGATTATAGACCTGTTGAGGGAATAATGATCGCACACTCAGGTCGTTCTTTGGTGACCC TTCGGTTTGGAGATACTGCAATGAGTCACACTAGAACCAGGATGGAAGAAGCATGGGCAATCGAAGAAGTGGCGTTCAACGTTCCAGGTCTGTCAATGGATTGTTTCATACCCCCGGCTGAAATCCGATTGGCTTCAATCAGTGAAGCCTGTGAATTCTCTCAAGGTCCAAGGGTGAAAACTATGTAA
- the LOC105773522 gene encoding cytochrome P450 81Q32: MAALYLYLPIFLILYVFTKHFHNKIHNLPPTPFPCLPIIGHLHLLKKPLHRTLFDIANRYGPVLFFEFGSRRVLVVSSPSAAEECFTKNDAIFANRPRLLIAKHLAYNYTGLSWAPYGDLWRNLRRIASIELLSSSRLQLLSCIRMDEVKSLMRKLLCRQDEPVEFKRAFFELTYNVMMGLIAGKRYYGCEDVENMEEAERFREIQIEALELSSVTNFGDFIPWLKSKKLEKRLMECGAKRDKFMQDLIEQYRRKMKSDPNGEGNKKTMIEILLSLQESESDYYTDEIIKGLMIILLMAGTETSISSMEWGLSLLLNHPEVLTKARDEILNTVGDERLIEESDLVRLPYLCSIIYETLRMYPPVPMLVPHESSEECMVDGFRIPSGTMLLVNIWAIQNDPKVWEDPTRFEPERFDGLGGARDGFKSLPFGAGRRGCPGEGLGLRIVGLTLGSLIQCFELSRIGDKMVDMRAGTGVTMPKAQPLEAKCKPRPAMLELLSQI; this comes from the exons ATGGCTGCCTTGTATCTTTACCTACCAATATTCCTAATCCTTTATGTTTTCACTAAGCATTTCCATAACAAAATCCATAACCTTCCTCCAACTCCATTTCCATGTCTTCCCATCATTGGACACCTTCACCTCCTTAAGAAACCTCTCCACAGAACTCTATTCGACATCGCGAACCGGTATGGTCCTGTACTCTTTTTCGAGTTCGGGTCACGTAGGGTCCTCGTTGTGTCATCCCCGTCTGCTGCGGAAGAATGTTTCACTAAGAACGATGCCATTTTCGCCAACCGTCCTCGCTTGCTCATTGCGAAACACTTGGCTTACAACTACACTGGACTCTCTTGGGCACCTTATGGTGATCTTTGGCGAAACCTTAGACGGATTGCCTCGATCGAGCTTTTGTCATCGAGCCGGCTGCAGTTGTTGTCGTGCATACGGATGGATGAGGTGAAATCGTTGATGAGGAAGTTGTTATGTCGTCAAGATGAACCGGTTGAGTTCAAGAGAGCGTTTTTTGAGTTAACATACAATGTGATGATGGGGTTGATTGCAGGGAAAAGGTACTATGGTTGTGAAGATGTCGAAAACATGGAGGAAGCTGAACGGTTTCGAGAGATACAAATTGAGGCACTCGAGTTGAGTTCGGTAACGAATTTCGGTGACTTTATACCATGGCTTAAGTCCAAGAAATTGGAAAAGAGGTTGATGGAGTGTGGTGCAAAGAGGGATAAGTTTATGCAAGATCTCATAGAGCAATATaggagaaaaatgaagagtGATCCTAATGGTGAGGGGAACAAGAAGACCATGATTGAGATTTTGTTGTCATTACAAGAATCTGAATCTGATTATTACACTGATGAGATCATTAAAGGCTTGATGATT ATTCTATTGATGGCAGGGACTGAAACTTCAATTAGTTCTATGGAATGGGGACTTTCCCTTTTGCTTAACCACCCTGAAGTGCTTACAAAGGCTCGAGACGAAATCTTGAACACGGTGGGAGACGAGCGGTTAATCGAGGAATCTGACCTGGTTCGACTTCCTTACCTCTGTAGCATCATCTACGAGACTTTGAGAATGTACCCACCGGTTCCAATGCTAGTACCTCATGAATCATCAGAGGAATGCATGGTGGATGGTTTCCGAATTCCAAGTGGCACAATGTTATTGGTCAATATATGGGCTATACAGAATGACCCCAAAGTTTGGGAAGACCCTACAAGATTCGAACCAGAGAGGTTTGATGGGCTAGGAGGTGCAAGAGATGGGTTCAAATCGTTGCCGTTCGGGGCCGGAAGAAGAGGCTGTCCCGGAGAAGGCTTGGGACTGAGAATAGTTGGGTTGACATTAGGATCATTGATTCAATGCTTTGAATTGTCGAGGATTGGGGACAAAATGGTCGATATGAGGGCTGGAACAGGGGTTACCATGCCCAAAGCTCAACCATTAGAAGCAAAATGCAAGCCAAGGCCAGCCATGCTTGAActtctttctcaaatttaa
- the LOC105773025 gene encoding uncharacterized protein LOC105773025 codes for MDSLNKKGKMTSIFNTTPPKTINDMVMDQMCNNPCCFFCIMKEPDTSLRRSGLATCFKEMSVINRDDQQHVLVLSGLWNIAMAQPDDPEFISLGIFDCMVSLLEKGTNDRSWLLRDQNIYIPYYAAHVIGSYTMNKVEFAEKAVLAGVIPPLMELLRGKISWVEQRVAVRALGHLASYERTFEAVAAYEEELVRLTMNLASTCLDQVYTKFVGVKDDNKRSKYHCDLLTRGVGGLEMENRKAEEWASQLQCWSLYLLNCFACKERSLNLICNQGFLVDLCGMWGGLVNHSSPAGVGLIRILCYSKYGRQNISESKQVLENLCHLSRSSDDWQYMGIDCLLLLLKDIDTRYKVIEIVTMFLIDLVELKSLGDRSNLGENITKTLLLDYKQSKFRIKNSHVLKALQQTWELKVERRKREKTMSVEKIEEKRVLVNLIKQQANHVFWLGDVEEAIKMYNEALDTCPLKLRKERMVLYSNRAQCYLLLRDPDAAIRDSTRALCLSNPTNSHGKSLWRRSQAYDMKGLAKESLMDCIMFINSVTTTTTNKRVKIPYYAARMISKQMEATWLFVNAQSKFTRSDDDYEISSNEDDHQLECDEMMRQMMMMMMEKKSIASGLSTIIEEPLIVKGKNWRDMERARRRNKTAFNVMARSM; via the exons ATGGATTCCCTCAACAAAAAAGGGAAGATGACCTCAATTTTTAACACCACTCCTCCTAAAACCATAAACGACATGGTTATGGACCAAATGTGTAACAATCCATGTTGTTTCTTTTGTATCATGAAAGAACCAGACACATCTTTAAGAAGGTCTGGTTTAGCAACTTGTTTCAAGGAAATGTCAGTTATCAATAGAGATGACCAacaacatgttttggtgttaagTGGTTTGTGGAACATAGCAATGGCACAACCAGATGATCCTGAGTTTATATCCCTTGGTATCTTTGATTGCATGGTGAGTTTACTCGAGAAAGGAACCAATGATAGAAGCTGGTTATTAAGGGATCAAAACATTTACATCCCTTATTATGCAGCTCATGTTATTGGTTCTTATACTATGAACAAGGTTGAGTTTGCAGAGAAAGCTGTACTTGCTGGTGTTATACCTCCATTAATGGAGCTTTTAAGAGGGAAGATAAGTTGGGTTGAACAAAGAGTAGCTGTTCGAGCTCTTGGTCACCTTGCAAGCTATGAAAGAACATTTGAAGCTGTAGCTGCTTATGAAGAAGAACTGGTGAGACTCACAATGAACTTAGCTTCAACTTGTCTTGATCAAGTGTATACTAAGTTCGTTGGTGTTAAAGATGATAACAAAAGATCAAAATATCATTGTGATTTGCTTACAAGAGGAGTTGGTGGTTTGGAAATGGAGAACCGAAAAGCTGAAGAATGGGCTAGCCAGTTACAGTGTTGGTCTTTGTACCTACTCAACTGTTTTGCTTGTAAAGAAAGATCATTGAACCTTATTTGTAACCAAGGGTTCTTGGTTGATTTATGTGGGATGTGGGGTGGATTAGTGAACCATTCATCACCAGCTGGTGTGGGATTGATTAGAATCTTGTGTTACAGCAAATATGGAAGACAAAACATCTCTGAATCAAAACAAGTGTTGGAGAATCTTTGTCATCTTTCTAGATCATCAGATGATTGGCAATACATGGGGATTGATTGTCTGTTATTGCTTCTCAAAGACATAGATACAAGGTACAAGGTTATTGAGATTGTCACCATGTTTCTCATCGATTTAGTTGAACTCAAAAGCCTTGGTGATAGATCAAACTTGGGTGAAAACATTACAAAAACCCTTCTTTTGGATTATAAACAAAGCAAATTTAGAATCAAGAATAGCCATGTCTTAAAAGCTCTGCAACAAACATGGGAGTTGAAAGtagaaagaagaaagagagaaaaaaccATGTCAgttgaaaaaatagaagaaaaaagggTGTTAGTGAACCTTATAAAACAACAAGCTAACCATGTGTTTTGGTTAGGCGATGTAGAGGAAGCCATAAAGATGTATAATGAAGCCTTGGATACATGTCCTTTGAAGCTTCGTAAAGAAAGAATGGTACTTTATAGCAATAGAGCTCAATGTTATTTACTACTTAGAGACCCTGATGCTGCCATTAGAGACTCAACTCGAGCTCTTTGTCTCTCTAACCCTACTAATTCTCATGGTAAAAGCTTATGGAGAAGATCACAAGCTTATGATATGAAAGGGTTAGCTAAAGAGAGCTTAATGGATTGTATAATGTTCATCAACTCAGTAACCACAACCACCACCAACAAGCGTGTGAAGATCCCATACTATGCAGCTCGTATGATCAGCAAACAGATGGAAGCCACGTGGTTGTTTGTCAATGCGCAGTCCAAGTTCACCAGATCAGACGATGATTATGAGATAAGTAGCAATGAAGATGATCATCAGCTAGAATGTGATGAAATGATGAGgcaaatgatgatgatgatgatggagaAGAAAAGTATAGCATCTG gTCTGTCCACCATAATTGAAGAACCTTTGATTGTAAAGGGAAAAAATTGGAGAGATATGGAAAGAGCAAGAAGGAGAAACAAAACAGCTTTTAATGTTATGGCTCGATCAATGTAA